A region of the Equus quagga isolate Etosha38 chromosome 11, UCLA_HA_Equagga_1.0, whole genome shotgun sequence genome:
cacctgggtgggggctgggtggagagGTGGGTTCCAGGCCACGCTCGGGGGGGAGAGAACTGAAAGGTGATGTTGAGTGTCAGCCAAACACAAatttcctgtgcctcagtttctccagcagAACTCTGGTAAGCTGATGCTTCACAGAAAGCACCTGCCAGTGTGCGTGAGCGGGGAAGTAAGGTCTGGGCACCCCAACTCCCCTGGTGGCCTTCCGCCTCCTCAAGCCTGCATTGGTGGAGGGCGCCGGGCTGGGTGAACACATGCCAGGGTGGGAAGTGGGGCTCTGGGACTGGGGCCCTGACCTCACACCCTGTGCCTCCAGGAGAGGACTGAGGGAGGGAGGTTCTGGAGACAGGCCCAGGCCAGGGACTGCAGACTGTGGCGGGCGAGCCCGGGCAGGCCCTCACGGTGGGGGACGTGACGTGAGCGGAGCCCTGGGCGTGCTTGGCCGTCGTGAGTGCTAAGGGCAGGGCGGGCGCTGTGCCTCCTTTGCTTCCCACTCCCTGGGGGCTGTGGGTGTGGGTCACCCCATTGCACAGATGGAGGTGCTGAGACCCAGGTAGCAGGAGACCCCCAAAGGCTGCCTCCCGGCCCCCTTCTCCCTGGAGACACAGAGGTCGTGAGGAGTTCATCAGGGGCTCTGCAGCCCTTCAGTGCCCCCCATGTTACTCTCAGCCGTTCCCCTCTTGGGCAGTGAAGGGAAGCCAGCCCCTGGTCCAAAACTGGCCCATGCCTTTTCCCAAAGAAACTTGCAAGTAGGtccattttcagatttttaaaaactttattttttaaaatttttattgcaaataACTTTCCATGAAAAAGGTTAAATTGCCCCATGGGGCAGGAGGGTGGATGTGGGACGCAGCCCAGGGGGCTCAGGGTGGAGCACGATACTGTCCCCCAACAAGTACAGGCAGGGGCGCAGGGCGATCCCCCCAGCTGGTCCCAGTGGTTCCAGCAAGCTCGGTGCCCCTCCCTGTTAAGACCTAGCTATAACTACACTCACTACATTAGTCTGTCTGTCCCACTCCCCTCTGCAGCTTAGCGGACCCTGCCCCCAGACCCCCAGAAGCCCAACTCCTCGCTGCTCTCAGCCTCAAGTTGGCTAAGAGATTGGGGATTTACAccctctgccccacctccagGGATAGAGCCAGGAGAAGACCCCAGAAGCCTTAGAAAATCTTGCCCACCAGGTACCCCAcctcttttctgtctcctctctctgcccctccccccagctccgccccatctcctgcctgccccagccccagggaggctTTGCCGGGAGAGGCCTCCAGGGGGTTAATTTGCTGTCATCTAATTAGCATTTGTTGTACCTGGGAACTTTCTCTGGATAGAGACCTGGGGaggaaagctgggaaagggagaaACATTGAGGCCAAGGTGCTCTGGGGCGGGCCCTGTACTATTGCTCTCCAGCTTGGCCAGGGCCCCTCCAGGCCACAGCTCTCACAGTGCAGGGCCCTTAGCAGTCCCTGGGGCAGGGAAGATGAGGGTCAATGAAACActgtgtgtatggggggggggggggaggggaggcagcaatTCTGgtcctgggcctcagttctcaGCCTCCGGGGCTAGAATCTGAGGGCAGCCCAGGCTGGGGGCCATGTGGCCTCACGGGGCCAGCCTTGGGAGACCTGGCCCAGCCCCTGCGTGGGTGGTAGGGTGTCCATGGGCCTGTGTTGAGGGGCAGTCTGGGCCCTGACTCGGGCACTGTCCAGAggtggggcggggcctggcctCTTACAAGAAGGCACCCACGCTGGCCCAGTCTTGCAGGTCAGCAGCCAGGGTGGCATCCCCGGCCTCAAACAGGGGCTCCGGGGGCAGGCAGCCACTGCCACTCTCGTCCCAGGGGTGCTGCAGGAAGGACGTGGCCAGGAAGGTCTCGTCAAAGTCCAGGCTGTCGGCAGCCTGATCCACTGGAGGCCCCCAGGTAGTGGGGCAGTCGATGTGTCGGCCGTGGACAGTGAGGTCCACGTCCCCGTGCGAGGCAGGGCTCAGTGGCGGGCTCAGCTCTAGGGCCTCCAGCGTGCCCAGCTCCCCGCCCAGAGTGCCAGCGTCGAAGATGGCCTCCCAGTCAAAGTTGCCTTTGAGGGGTTCCAGCTCGCCCTGCTCCTCCTGGGTCAGCAGCAGTGTGCTGGGGGGCCGCGGGACCTTGGCCACCCGCTTGGGCAGCGGCTGTTTGCGCTTATGCCCCAGCCTGCCCTCGCCTGTACCCCAGCCTGCCTCCCCGGTGGCCTCCTCGAACTCCCGCAGCAGCTGCTGGGCCTCCGTGTTCACGGTCAGCGGCCCGGGCCACGGGGTGCTGCTGGGCTCCTGCACGGCCTGGCGGGCGAAGGCTGGGTGGATGTGGACTGGCGGCAGCCGCCGCTTCTTGAAGGCCCCGCTCAGCAGCCGCTCGGCGTACTGGGGATCGATGCGCCAGAAGCCCCCCTTGCCGGGCTCATCCTTCTCCCGGGGCACTTTGATGAAGCACTTGTTCAGGGACAGGTTGTGGCGGATGGAATTctgggcacagagagagagaagagaaggaggacggcggggttggggggtggggtggggggtcatGATGGGTGGCTCCTAGTGCTCCTGCACGTCCCCCCACCAACTTCTCTCCAATGGGAGATGGGGGACAGAGGTGCTGCTCTGACCAGGCGGCTCTGGGACACCAGCCACAGGGCACGGGGAGCCAGGAGTGCTGTCGGGGGCTTTTGTTCCCTGTTGCTGGGATATCTGCCTGCTCAGTCATCCGATCCCTGAGCCGCAGGGTGGCTCTCAGTGCCACCCcgtcctgccctccctcccttacCCTGCCGCTTGCGGCCTCTGGCCAAAGGCCTCAGCTCCCCCAGGGCCTGGACGGCCATCTCCCTCCGCCTGGGCCTGGCTGGCCCTCTCTGTTTGTGAAGTGAGTGAGTAGGTCGAGGGGGGGCTGGGCAACCAACAGAgggtgtgagggtgtgtgtgagtgagtgtatGTAGGGATGAAGTGTGGGGGGATCTGATGACTTTGCTTGTTTGTTGAGCCGGCTGCTGgcctgggcccccccccccccccccccccccccccgcggccccctccacccaccccaggcTGTGAAGCCTCAGTTGATTATTACCTAGCCAAGAGCATAGCGCTCATTCCTGGGGCCTATTTCCCGCAGCCTGAGCTTTGCAGGCTTGGGGTagagtctgtgtgtgtgggggtgtgtctCTGCTTTTTCACTGAGGCTGCAAAGGCACTGCTTCAGGGTCAGGGCCCAAGCAAATGTGGAAGAGCTTGGGACTGTGGTCCTGCAGCCTGCCCCCTGTGGATGCCCCAGGGAAGAGTCTGAGCATCCTCAGGGCCTCTGCCCTCAACTAGCCCCTGATCTTGATGGTTGAAGACTTTCAGGGCAATGTCTGCCCAGCCTCAAATTGCCATCCTGGCTTTTTCATTTCTGGGTGGGTAATCTTGTCCAAATCATGCTAGGGGACAGGGGTCT
Encoded here:
- the FOXJ1 gene encoding forkhead box protein J1, with protein sequence MAESWLRLSGAGVVEEAGSEGSLEEPDALDDSLTSLQWLQEFSILNAKAPALPPGGTDPHGYHQVPGSAAPGSPLAADPACLGQPHTPGKPTSSCTSRSSPPGLQAPPPDDVDYATNPHVKPPYSYATLICMAMQASKATKITLSAIYKWITDNFCYFRHADPTWQNSIRHNLSLNKCFIKVPREKDEPGKGGFWRIDPQYAERLLSGAFKKRRLPPVHIHPAFARQAVQEPSSTPWPGPLTVNTEAQQLLREFEEATGEAGWGTGEGRLGHKRKQPLPKRVAKVPRPPSTLLLTQEEQGELEPLKGNFDWEAIFDAGTLGGELGTLEALELSPPLSPASHGDVDLTVHGRHIDCPTTWGPPVDQAADSLDFDETFLATSFLQHPWDESGSGCLPPEPLFEAGDATLAADLQDWASVGAFL